The Musa acuminata AAA Group cultivar baxijiao chromosome BXJ2-5, Cavendish_Baxijiao_AAA, whole genome shotgun sequence genomic interval CAGATGGAGTCAATGATCCCAAACTCgaatttttttcttgtttaccGTGCAGCATAATCTAACCAAAACCTGCAGCAAAGACGAAAGGAAGTAAATAGATGTAGTTTTTATCCGAACAGAGGACAGAAGACAAGAGAGAAGCAGAGGAAAAGACGAAAGGAAGTAAAAAGATGTAGTTTTTATGCGAACAGAGGAAAGATGTAGTTTTTAGCCGAACAGAGGAGAGAAGACGAGAGAGAAGCAGAGGAAAAAGCCTTCATCATCGCCTTTGTGATCCTCATGTACAGGGCTTTCTTCTTCTCCTAGAAAGGCAAGCTTTTGGTCGCCGAGGTGGTGGTTAGCGCCGTGAACCTTTCCGACAGCCCAAAGTCTTGCGGCAGATTCGCCCGCCGGGTGATCCTCCTCATGTTGCTATGGAGACTCTGCTGGACCAATTCCCTCACCGCTCTCCTTTCCTCGCTCATCCTGTCGTCCCCCTTCCCTTCCGCCGCCGTGGCCACGGAGAGAGGCGCCGACACCGCCACAGCGCCGGAAGCGGCTGCTGAGGTGACCTTTTTCCCCTTGTCCACTGTCAGGACCTCCAAGACGCGGGAAGCTCGCTTCTGGGCGAGGGGAGAGCCCAGGAGTGTGAGCTCGAGGAGCGCCGACACGGCGCCGGCCTCGACCATGGCTGCCCGGTCGCATGGCCCACCCTTGTGCGCCATTACCATCAGCACGTGCGCCGCCTTCTCCTGGCATCCGGCGGCGTCGCACCACCCAAGGACGTCGACGAGGGTCGGGACGGCGTCGGTGCACCGGCTCACCGCCCGCCGCCCCTCGCCGGTTGCGACGAGGTTGGAGAGCGCCGTGAGCGCCCGCTCGCTCACCTCCATGTCGCCGATCGACGCGAAAAGCGCGGGGACGAGGCCGGCGTCGACGAGGCGGGGTGCGTTGGAGGAAGCGATGGACAGGTTGAAGAGTGCGCGCAAAGCGTCCTGCCTCGCCGTGGAGTTACCACTTTTGAAGGCGGACATCAGGAAGGGGATCGCGCCCGAGGCTCCGACGACGGGCTTGTTGGAATCCAAAGCGCTGAGGCTGAGGAAATTGGCCACGATGGCTTCCGAAACCGATGGGGAACTCCCCGATTCGATCAGATTCAGCATCTTGTGGACGGCGCCGGCCTTCACTGCAGCCGCTTTGTTCCTGTAACCGAatccaccaccaccacaacagcAACAGAGAACCTAAGAGGCAGAACGAAATGAAAGCCAGCTTTGGATGAGAGAGAGGAGACAGAGAGAGGGTTTACAAGTCGTTGCCGATCCCAAGGTTGAGGAGCGCGTAGAGCGCGGCGAGATGGAGCTCGGAATCCTTCGAATCGAGCATGGCGACCAAAGGAGGGATCGCCCCAAGCGTGGCGAACGTCTTCCTCGCCCCCGGGTCGTCCTTAGCGAGCCTCCTGACCTCGGCCGCCGCTTCTTTCCGCCGGTCCAGCTCCCCGTCGCCGTCACCAAGCTGAAGCAACCCCGCCGCGCGCTGGAGCTCCTCGAAAGCTCCGATCTTTCGCCTCGTTTCCGCCACCGCCCCCCGGTCGGAGCAACTTTCcggctcctcggccctcatcagCTCCTCCAGCCGCCTCGTAGTTGGGCGGGAAGCAAGCGAGCAGAGGTCTTCTTTCCGGCCGCGGCGGTGGCCGGAGGCGCCGCAGGCCACGGCGTCGAGGAACTTGCGGCGGAGCGTGGCGGCAGAGAAGGACGGCCAGGGGCGGAATCTGGCGGCGGCGGATCGGTCGCATTCGGCCATGCTGTGTTCGCTAAAAGCGTCGCATTTGAAGGAGAACGGAGGGGAAGACAAGGCAAGAAAGAGAGGAACAAGGAGGCCTAGTGAGAGCAGCAGCCCGCGGCAACGATGGAGGGGGAGTGCAGTACACTCCACCCAGAGAGCGGGGCGGTTCGCTTCTTTGCCACTGAGCCACGGCTGCTCTGCTCCGATATTACCGCCATGGTTGTATAAAATGGCGGGACTCAAGATCCGGGGAAAACTTCCCGATGTAAGAGAGGCGACAACGCTCAAGGGTCCCGGCCAGGTGGCATGTTTACATTGTTCGATTACAGCGGGACCCATCGTGAATCCCAATCTGTGAAGTGGGAGGTTAAGCAGTAGATGACTGTGGACCTTTGTGATTAGTAATATATGTCTTTGAATAATATAAATCAAACCTCTTTAAAGTTCATGTTAACTACTAATCATAATTATCATTATAGAtagacaaa includes:
- the LOC103985351 gene encoding U-box domain-containing protein 4-like isoform X2 yields the protein MAECDRSAAARFRPWPSFSAATLRRKFLDAVACGASGHRRGRKEDLCSLASRPTTRRLEELMRAEEPESCSDRGAVAETRRKIGAFEELQRAAGLLQLGDGDGELDRRKEAAAEVRRLAKDDPGARKTFATLGAIPPLVAMLDSKDSELHLAALYALLNLGIGNDLNKAAAVKAGAVHKMLNLIESGSSPSVSEAIVANFLSLSALDSNKPVVGASGAIPFLMSAFKSGNSTARQDALRALFNLSIASSNAPRLVDAGLVPALFASIGDMEVSERALTALSNLVATGEGRRAVSRCTDAVPTLVDVLGWCDAAGCQEKAAHVLMVMAHKGGPCDRAAMVEAGAVSALLELTLLGSPLAQKRASRVLEVLTVDKGKKVTSAAASGAVAVSAPLSVATAAEGKGDDRMSEERRAVRELVQQSLHSNMRRITRRANLPQDFGLSERFTALTTTSATKSLPF
- the LOC103985351 gene encoding U-box domain-containing protein 4-like isoform X1; translated protein: MGPAVIEQCKHATWPGPLSVVASLTSGSFPRILSPAILYNHGGNIGAEQPWLSGKEANRPALWVECTALPLHRCRGLLLSLGLLVPLFLALSSPPFSFKCDAFSEHSMAECDRSAAARFRPWPSFSAATLRRKFLDAVACGASGHRRGRKEDLCSLASRPTTRRLEELMRAEEPESCSDRGAVAETRRKIGAFEELQRAAGLLQLGDGDGELDRRKEAAAEVRRLAKDDPGARKTFATLGAIPPLVAMLDSKDSELHLAALYALLNLGIGNDLNKAAAVKAGAVHKMLNLIESGSSPSVSEAIVANFLSLSALDSNKPVVGASGAIPFLMSAFKSGNSTARQDALRALFNLSIASSNAPRLVDAGLVPALFASIGDMEVSERALTALSNLVATGEGRRAVSRCTDAVPTLVDVLGWCDAAGCQEKAAHVLMVMAHKGGPCDRAAMVEAGAVSALLELTLLGSPLAQKRASRVLEVLTVDKGKKVTSAAASGAVAVSAPLSVATAAEGKGDDRMSEERRAVRELVQQSLHSNMRRITRRANLPQDFGLSERFTALTTTSATKSLPF